CGGACCGTGGCCCTGCTGCCCCTGAGGCAGTCCTCTCCCATGACGTTCACGATGCTCTCCCTCACGGTGGTGGGCATCGTCTGGGCGATGCTGGAGTTCTCCCAGCACTATTGCCTCGGGCACATCACCCGTGGCGGGAAGGTCCACCGGGCCGTCTGCGGGGTGGTCGCGGGCGCCTTCCTCACGGTGTATGCGCTCGGCCCGCTCGCCGGGTCCATCGTGCTCTACCGGCTCTTCGCCCTCTACATCTTCGGGAGCGCGCTGTACGTGACGGTGCTGACGGCGGCCACCCTGCTTCGCCGCAAGCGCGGGTCCGATCTGGTGTTCGCGGCGGCCGTCTTCTGCATGCTCGGTGCTGGTGTCGTGGATCTGCTTACCGACCTCTACGTGTTGCAGGCGCCGCGCCTCTTCTCGCTGGCGGTGAGCAACCTGGGGCTGTGCGCGGGGATGCTGCTCATCGCGGACTTCATCCAGCTCAGCTACGTCAACGAGACGCTCTCGGCGCGCCTGACGCGGACGAACGCGGAGCTCGCGGTGGCCCTGTCCCGCGCGGAGGACGCCGCCCGGCTCAAGAGCGCGCTGCTGGCGGAGCGGCTGGCCTCGGTGGGAACCCTGGCCTCCGGCGTGGCCCATGAGATCAACAATCCCATGGCCTATGTGACGGCGAATCTGGCGTTCCTCGCCACGGAGCTGCCGAAGCTGGCGCGCTCAGCGGAAGGCGACGGCGTGGCGAGCAGTGAGCTGGCCGAGCTGGGACAAGTGGCCGCGGAGAGCCTGGAAGGCGCGCGGCGGGTCAACCAGATCGTCAAGGAATTGAGGCTCTTCGCTCGCGGCGGCGGAGGCGACGAGCGGCTGGATGCGGTCGACGTGCGCGCCGTGGCGAGGAGATCCTTGAACCTCGCGCTGCACGAACTGAAGCCGCGCGCCCGGATCATCCAGGAGCTGGAGGAGGTGCCCCGGGTGCTCGGAAGCGAGTCGCAGCTCGGCCAGCTCTGTCTCAACCTGCTGCTCAACGCCGGCCAGGCGATGACGGAAGACCCGGGCCGGAACGAGCTCATCCTGCGCACGCGCCGGCGCGAGGATGGCTGGGTGCTGCTCGAGGTCGCCGATACGGGCTGTGGGATTCCACCGGAGGATCAACGCAGGCTGTTCGATCCCTTCTTCACCACGAAGCCGACGGGCGAGGGCATGGGGATGGGGCTCTCCATCTGCCACGGAATCGTCAAGCGGCTGGGCGGGGAGATCCAGGTGGAGAGCGCGGTGGGGAAGGGCAGTGTGTTCCGGGTCGTCCTGCCGCCGCACGCCGCCTGAGCGCCTCCCATGAGACGAAACCCGATCTCCTGGGAAGCGTGGTTGCCCCCTGACTTCGAAGGCCCCCTCGTGCACATGTCATCTCTGAAAACTCTCCTGGTCTTGCACCTTCACGTTCACGGGCAACTCGAGCGTCTCGGCCAACATCCAGTAGGTCCACCTCGCCCCAGGAAGTGACCGTTCCGCCCGGCGCCACCCCCTGGCCGCCGTCTCACTGTTGTCCCATGGCTGGGCTTCTGGATGTGGAGGCGGCGGGAATCGAACCCGCCGCCTCGGGTCGTCACTCGAGACTCAGCGGCCGTCGCGAGCCATGGCGTTGCCCAGGAGGCCGCGCGCCTTCACCACCAGCTTCGCGAACTCCTCGCGGTCCGCCTGGCCATCCGTGGCGCCCTCGGCGAGCTTCTGCATGGTGGCCAGGTTCCAGCCCTGGGCGCTCGGGCTGCCGCGCAGTACGTCCGCGGTGGCCGCCACCGACAGCGCGAAGCGGAAGTCCGCCGAGGCCGTGTCCAGCGAGGCCCGCATCATCTTCTGCTCGAAGGGGAAGGCCTGCTCGGCGGCCTCGGTCCCGTTGGGCGCCTTGGCGCGGATGCGCACCGTGCCCAGCGGCGCCTTCTCGCCCGTCAGCTCCACCTCGTACATCGCGGTGACGCTGTGGCCCGCCCCAATCTCTCCCGCGTCCACCTTGTCATTGCGGAAGTCCTTGTCCGCGATGTCCCGGTTCTCGTAGCCCACCAGCCGGTAACGGCTCACCACCTTGGGGTCGAACTCCACCTGGATCTTCACGTCCTTGGCGATGACCTCCAGCGTGCCGGTGAGCTGCTGCTCGAAGACCTTCTTCGCCTCCTTGTAGCTGTCGATGTAGAAGCAGTTGCCGTTGCCCTTGTCGGCCAACTTCTCCATCAGGTCATCGCGGTAGTTGCCCATGCCGAAGCCGATGGCCGACAGGGTGACGCCTTCCTTCACGTAGCCCTGGATGCTGTTGAGCATGGCGTCCGCGGACAGGTTGGGGCCGATGTTGGCGTCACCATCCGTGAGCACGACGACGCGCGACACCACGTTGCCAGACACCTTCTTCACCGCGTGCTTGTACGCCAGCTCCATGCCCGTGCCCATCGACGTGCCACCACCGGACTCCAGCGAGTCGATGGCCTTGTAGATGCGCTCCAGGTCGGTGGCCGCGGTGGGCGAGAGCACGTCCCGGGTGCTCCCCGCGTAGGTGACGATGGCCACCGTGTCGTTCTCGTTGAGGTTCTTCACCGCGATCTTCATCGCCTCCTTGGCCAGCGGCAGCTTGTCCGGCTGGCTCATGGAGCCGCTGGTGTCCACCAGGAAGACCAGGTGCGCGGGCTTGCGCTGCGAGCGCGAGACGACCTTCCCCTGTACCCCCACGCGCACGAAGTGGCGGTTGGCGTTGAACGGAGAGGGCGCTCCCTCCAGGTGCACCGTGAAGGCTCCCTGCTCGGGCGGGGCGTAGCGGTATTTGAAGTAGTTGACGAACTCCTCGACCCGGACGGCCGGGCGCGGCGGCAAGGCACCCTGGTTGAGGTAGCGGCGCGACACCGCGTACGACGCCGTGTCCACGTCCACCGCGAAGGTGGAGAAGCGATCCGCGGCGGTCTCGGTGAAGGCGTTGGGGGCGTGCTCGGCGAAGGTGTTGCCCGGGGACGGCGGCTCAGGCTGGGCGGGGGGGCTTACCGGCGGCGCCATCCTCGCCGCTGGAGGAGGCGGCGGCGGGGTGGGGGCGGCGGCTACCGCGCCCGACCGTCCGGCGCCCATCGCCATCTCCCGGGCCACCACGACGCCCCCCGTGGTGGACGGAGCCGGCATCGGTTTCGACGGAGCGGCCTCGGCCTTCCTCTTGGCGGCCACGAACTGCCGTGCATCGTCGGCATCCTGCTCCGGAGCGGCCTCGGGCAGCGCGGACGTGTCGGCCGCGACCACGGCCTGGACAGGGGCCTCGGCCTCTTCCTGGGGCGGGCTGGACTTGGTCCGCCACTCGACGGACTGGGTGAGGCTTCCTCCGGCGGGCGTGTGCTGGGACGTGCTGCAGCCCGGGACGAGGCTCAGGGCGAGGGCGGTACCTCCCCAGCGGGTCAGGCGGTTCAGCTTGGACGAGGGCATGGGCGCTCCGGTGTGTTTCCGTGGGAACGGACACTCGGAACGCACCAGCCTCGATTCGGGTCTAACGGGGCCTGGCGAATTTTTCCCCGAAGCTCCCGGGGAGGTTCTCCACCAGGAGCCGGACCCCCTGGCGCACCGCGCTCTGGATCCGGTCCAGCGCGAGGCACAGCCCGTACGTCAGGCCGATGAGCACCCCCGTCAGCAGCGCGTACTGCACCCAGCCACTCCGGTTCCCCCACACCTTCTCGAAGGAGAAGCCGAAGACGCGGAAGTAGAGCAGCGCCTCGTGGAAGAAGTAGGCGGACATGGACGAGGTGCCGAACGTCTCCACGAAGCGGCGCACGCGGGAGGGGGGGGCGCTCGAGGCTGTCCGCCACTCCAGTCCCACCAGCCCGAGCAGCACGATGCACACCCAGAGCCACCGATCGGCCGCGTTGGAGGGATTGGTGACGAAGAAGTTGTGCGGCGGGTACAGGTCGCGCAGGGGCTCGGCCGCAAAGGAGGCCACGAGCCCGAGCCCGATGAGGAAGAGCAGCGCCCGGACGAGCCCAGCGCGGCCCCGCTCACCGGCCACCGCCCCGGCATACGCCCCCAGCCAGGTGAAGCCGAGCCAGGGCAGAAGGGGGAACACGGCCCCGGTGGTCTTGTTGAGCACGTAGGCCCAGGGTCCCCGCACGGCCTCGCCGAGCGGCGAGAGGAAGAAGGTGACGAGCGCCAGGGCCAGCGCCACGCCCCTCAGCACCCGGGGCCACGAGGCCAGCGCGGCGGCGATGGGCAGGACGATCAGCAGCGACAGCCCCACGCAGTGGAGGATGTCCATGCGCGCGAGCCACCGGGGCTCTCGGAACAGGGGGAACCACATCCAGTTGACCAGCGTGGCCACGCCGAGCACCTGGAGGGCGCGGCGGAGGTTGCGCCCGAGCCGCTCGCCGTGCTTGCCACTCGGGGCGCTGCGGACCAGCAGCAGCGCGAGCGCGAAGCCCGCCGAGAAGAGGAACGCCGGCGCGACCAGTCCATCCATCTTGAGGAGGAACTTCGTCGTCTCGCTCTGGCGCAGATCCGGGCGCAGCAGCACCAGGGCGTGGCACTGGATCATGAACAGCACCGCGATGCCACGCAGCCAGTCGATGGCGCGGACGCGCTCGGAGGTGGGG
This is a stretch of genomic DNA from Archangium violaceum. It encodes these proteins:
- a CDS encoding sensor histidine kinase; this encodes MPINTLARRIPLLLAVAAPFLACWLCIDTYVLPAHVEPHVLRLNGTWKLQEGDGVGWADPAYDDSGWGEIRFPGGYSAQGYRANRAWARKRFELSPLLRDKPLLLMMGGMRTSRVTLFVNGHEVGRTDESVRGLKGEVDGLEAWKVDGRELRPGSNVVALRFEWTLPESGGVMDARMLLGAQEQLTPYYLRASDTRRFLQNGALALFVFLLVLLGMFMSREADPSRRALQRSTFFVVASAALYLATRTVALLPLRQSSPMTFTMLSLTVVGIVWAMLEFSQHYCLGHITRGGKVHRAVCGVVAGAFLTVYALGPLAGSIVLYRLFALYIFGSALYVTVLTAATLLRRKRGSDLVFAAAVFCMLGAGVVDLLTDLYVLQAPRLFSLAVSNLGLCAGMLLIADFIQLSYVNETLSARLTRTNAELAVALSRAEDAARLKSALLAERLASVGTLASGVAHEINNPMAYVTANLAFLATELPKLARSAEGDGVASSELAELGQVAAESLEGARRVNQIVKELRLFARGGGGDERLDAVDVRAVARRSLNLALHELKPRARIIQELEEVPRVLGSESQLGQLCLNLLLNAGQAMTEDPGRNELILRTRRREDGWVLLEVADTGCGIPPEDQRRLFDPFFTTKPTGEGMGMGLSICHGIVKRLGGEIQVESAVGKGSVFRVVLPPHAA
- a CDS encoding vWA domain-containing protein, which produces MPSSKLNRLTRWGGTALALSLVPGCSTSQHTPAGGSLTQSVEWRTKSSPPQEEAEAPVQAVVAADTSALPEAAPEQDADDARQFVAAKRKAEAAPSKPMPAPSTTGGVVVAREMAMGAGRSGAVAAAPTPPPPPPAARMAPPVSPPAQPEPPSPGNTFAEHAPNAFTETAADRFSTFAVDVDTASYAVSRRYLNQGALPPRPAVRVEEFVNYFKYRYAPPEQGAFTVHLEGAPSPFNANRHFVRVGVQGKVVSRSQRKPAHLVFLVDTSGSMSQPDKLPLAKEAMKIAVKNLNENDTVAIVTYAGSTRDVLSPTAATDLERIYKAIDSLESGGGTSMGTGMELAYKHAVKKVSGNVVSRVVVLTDGDANIGPNLSADAMLNSIQGYVKEGVTLSAIGFGMGNYRDDLMEKLADKGNGNCFYIDSYKEAKKVFEQQLTGTLEVIAKDVKIQVEFDPKVVSRYRLVGYENRDIADKDFRNDKVDAGEIGAGHSVTAMYEVELTGEKAPLGTVRIRAKAPNGTEAAEQAFPFEQKMMRASLDTASADFRFALSVAATADVLRGSPSAQGWNLATMQKLAEGATDGQADREEFAKLVVKARGLLGNAMARDGR
- a CDS encoding heparan-alpha-glucosaminide N-acetyltransferase domain-containing protein: MSPSPTSERVRAIDWLRGIAVLFMIQCHALVLLRPDLRQSETTKFLLKMDGLVAPAFLFSAGFALALLLVRSAPSGKHGERLGRNLRRALQVLGVATLVNWMWFPLFREPRWLARMDILHCVGLSLLIVLPIAAALASWPRVLRGVALALALVTFFLSPLGEAVRGPWAYVLNKTTGAVFPLLPWLGFTWLGAYAGAVAGERGRAGLVRALLFLIGLGLVASFAAEPLRDLYPPHNFFVTNPSNAADRWLWVCIVLLGLVGLEWRTASSAPPSRVRRFVETFGTSSMSAYFFHEALLYFRVFGFSFEKVWGNRSGWVQYALLTGVLIGLTYGLCLALDRIQSAVRQGVRLLVENLPGSFGEKFARPR